The following coding sequences lie in one Rutidosis leptorrhynchoides isolate AG116_Rl617_1_P2 chromosome 4, CSIRO_AGI_Rlap_v1, whole genome shotgun sequence genomic window:
- the LOC139904664 gene encoding probable magnesium transporter NIPA6 yields the protein MRINWELAIQISDQFELLRSRKIDCDVPTFMSWELANQMSDQFESLRSRNNVKKEFSSQVVTPLGALSIIESNVLAHSLLNVKLRKMGILGSVLCIVGSTIIVVHAPSEHSVISVEEIWDLATQPAFLLYTSTAIAVVLVLVLYYEPLYGLTNMMVYIGVCSINGSLTVMSVKAICIAIKLTLEGSSQVARYQAWISVTVAVTCIIIQLNYLNKALNTFNTAVVSPLYYAMFTSFTILASATMFKGWSGQSASTIISIICRFMIVLSGTMILHSTRDPDPSPVSWWSGYPFNIYYIPLVYRLIEEEIVRCDNEIMYMDGDELSHLCMALERP from the exons ATGAGAATTAACTG GGAACTTGCAATTCAGATATCTGATCAGTTTGAGTTATTGAGATccagaaag ATTGATTGTGATGTTCCTACTTTCATGTCTTG GGAACTTGCAAATCAGATGTCTGATCAGTTTGAGTCATTGAGATCGAGAAATAATGTAAAAAAAGAATT TTCATCACAag TCGTGACTCCACTTGGTGCATTAAGTATCATTGAAAG TAATGTCCTAGCACATTCCTTACTCAATGTGAAACTGAGAAAAATGGGAATACTTGGTTCTGTGCTGTGTATAGTTGGTTCAACCATAATTGTGGTTCATGCACCTAGTGAACATAGCGTAATTTCAGTTGAAGAAATATGGGATTTAGCAACACAACCAG CGTTTCTTTTGTATACATCTACTGCAATAGCTGTGGTATTAGTATTGGTGTTGTACTATGAACCCTTATATGGGTTGACTAATATGATGGTGTATATCGGTGTATGTTCGATAAATGGTTCATTAACG GTTATGAGTGTAAAAGCTATATGTATTGCTATAAAACTTACATTAGAGGGTTCTAGTCAGGTGGCACGATACCAAGCGTGGATATCTGTAACGGTAGCAGTTACATGTATAATCATCCAATTGAATTACTTAAATAAG GCTTTGAACACGTTCAACACCGCAGTTGTTTCACCGCTTTATTATGCCATGTTTACATCTTTCACAATTCTCGCTAGTGCAACCATGttcaa AGGTTGGTCCGGCCAAAGTGCTAGCACGATTATTTCTATTATTTGCAGGTTCATGATTGTTCTATCTGGTACCATGATTTTGCACAGTACAAGAGATCCCGATCCATCACCTGTTTCATG GTGGAGCGGATACCCCTTTAATATATACTATATTCCCCTAGTGTACAGACTCATTGAGGAAGAAATTGTG AGATGTGATAATGAGATCATGTATATGGATGGTGATGAGTTATCACACTTGTGCATGGCTCTAGAAAGACCTTAA